The following proteins are encoded in a genomic region of Equus caballus isolate H_3958 breed thoroughbred unplaced genomic scaffold, TB-T2T haplotype1-0000016, whole genome shotgun sequence:
- the LOC138922845 gene encoding spermatogenesis-associated protein 31D4-like: protein MEFSQWNVLSFLNSHMELFLSICSTFLDSDYNLSIVCGLWLLLLFLCFLVGIPSLPTLWKTKIYQKRQGRAKRRRKGGTSSGWRNYQRETEEKRRLISILKRPLGRPLDTTRIRQLLCPDPSCEVCNSTTAEINRLLFLEDLEDDTASVSSMASTASGTESSFTLSSAFSEVPPGDLTPSPPPDPSPPPPSVLSPNPMTPLADFLSPSPPGHSMPPEPIPPLESKFPADHSPPQPIALPPLPPHDTQATGPILQPEATLSLNTIFSLDRTLSQDINPLPNLPQIMNPSDSLACHHAPPSLSVSPPTDHPLTVTQSKSVSILLKSVPENSSPDSPGGLSTYVPTIRGTDHSSLSISELSWWQACAKDLFLAPSTLAPCDFNREFLALHSPESSLERHPTANLIEPGNLSFLSPHVLALLERQVRKRSDFLMWKEKEKEKGSFPKQLRPGHQLNPSGKMSESNADECDSAFSLPFWSSAGKPKELHMHEQPPYPKILEDHLQEKCMQLFWGLPSLHSESLPSAIRDSRDCTTIFLFNTISNASMGQESPVPLHRPPPSLPEIQPQPLPQTLPQSQPLPLTQVKSQAHLKSPLPILPSGPLPQRRICGVCYHRPPDESESLTSSEIQQLEWKVLQKQQESLWGSPSVVQRSQEEFCSSAPNFPYHQASQAHASISTLPVEFPLSDELRKKLEHHLRKRLIQHRWGLPRRICECLSLMMPPRDFSEIAKSESNRGLSRISVNKDLNVGLSQSKSFHERGSELLQVEKEMGKDQGHSPENGPKAHLLSDPESSSDKDPAYDSEKDLNSHMASLSGKASRALEESLDQKQLENVLKAHLSKKFEEISEARLPGTVRSSWHASKQTLLLSDKPRTQITQRSLPPSVGGDSSLNTFQELCFIDSSAQQMMETHIKSFRMRMEWGLPCRVLESIQAFKLEDAASQSLPYFYWPPSNNPTLEVDSKSEGFEPHRGSSKSVLQEKAETTNSALVLDRLCPATSPMGREGQGVPRQSPSGINQEIAEVVQRSKGARQTHLPVTCGITGKTSQKFTQLGNRCPPELPARQAGAKPETKDERVSSSDRREGRQDKKMKSEPFSMYNTARDIFRAKELNALQSKTGSVLTTSKPGSSQMIRENHSKTEITGTIESPAPKRQVPQDPKSSDLKEHLFGELKSKLEKRNQSQVQGQDTDRSPASESLTYKASLTHAHGVSSGDMGASQVLRVHLEDSGISRQQRQEPWVPKKDLKRSEDKKFPPATMRLSPPGPNKEELGGGDAGLGTSQPTRKSFPTQITASEETLGSKSSQTSSQKAQPPPESLFRKKMNDIFQWLRPGTKGKKQEHPPEKGRPISSAQSRGLVKGRAAVTGTTTAQKTRTVPGKFPVEKLGQRCATEVTRPQEPLPSLRKFVKTEQKAEEQAQAEPVQGHPSNYRAPSCKVPNTKSCHQEVVFAGRNYPTCSRRIRDQKGHPQKVVAFKDQLLDQKRPLSVPRREHVPHPSSTCRRQAGPGASSCSHHC, encoded by the exons atggagttcagtcaatggaatgttctctcatttctgaatagccatatggagttgtttttgagcatctgctcaacattcttagatagtgactATAACCTCAgcatcgtgtgtgggttgtggttgcttcttctgttcctgtgcttcctggtggggattccatctttaccaaccttgtggaaaaccaaaatctaccaaaag cgtcagggcagagccaagaggagaagaaaaggtggaacatcaagtg gttggagaaactaccagagggaaacagaggagaaaaggaggctaatttctattctgaaaag gcccctaggccggcctctcgataccacccgcattcgtcaactattatgcccagacccctcctgtgaggtgtgtaatagcacaactgctgaaatcaatcggctgctgttcctggaggacctggaagatgatactgcctctgtgtcctctatggcttccacagcttctgggactgagtcatcattcactctgtcctctgccttctcagaagtccctccaggagacctaacaccatcccctccacctgacccttccccaccgcccccctccgttctctcacctaacccaatgacacccttagctgactttctttcaccctcaccaccgggtcactctatgccaccagagcctattcctcccttggagtccaaattcccagcagaccattccccaccccaacccattgcccttccccctctcccaccacatgacacccaggcaacgggtcctattctccaaccagaggccactctgtctctgaatacgatcttctctcttgaccgcaccctttcccaagatattaaccccttaccaaatttgccccagataatgaatcccagtgactcactggcttgtcatcacgcaccaccaagcctgtctgtctcaccaccgacagaccaccctttaactgtgactcaatctaaatcggtttccatcttattgaagtctgttccagagaactcatctccagatagccctggtgggttgtccacttatgtcccaacaatcagaggcactgaccattcaagcctgtcaatttcagaattatcctggtggcaagcttgtgccaaagacttgttcttagcaccttccaccttggcaccatgtgattttaatcgagagtttcttgccctccattctccagagtcctctctggagagacaccctacagctaaccttatagagcctggtaacctctcatttctcagccctcatgtcctggcactcctggagagacaagtccgaaagaggagtgatttcctgatgtggaaggaaaaggagaaggagaagggctcttttccaaaacaacttaggccaggccaccaactaaatccttcggggaaaatgtcagagtcaaatgctgatgagtgtgactcagcattctcccttcctttctggagcagtgcaggcaaaccaaaggagctgcacatgcatgagcagcccccatatcctaaaatcttggaggaccatttacaggaaaaatgtatgcagctcttctggggtctcccatctctgcacagcgagtccttgccctctgctatccgtgactcacgtgactgcaccacaatcttccttttcaataccatctcaaatgcctccatgggccaagaatccccagtacctctccatcgcccacctccatccttgcctgagatccagccccaacccttgcctcaaaccctgccccaatcccagcccctacctctcactcaggtcaagtcccaggcccaccttaaatccccactcccaatcctaccatctggtcctctaccccagagaaggatctgtggagtgtgttaCCATAGACCCccggatgaatcagagtctctcacctcatctgaaattcaacaactggaatggaaagtgttgcagaagcaacaggaaagtttgtggggttccccctctgtagtccaaagatctcaggaagaattttgttcttcagctcccaactttccttaccatcaggcctcccaggcccatgcctccatctccacccttcccgtagagtttcctctcagtgatgagctgaggaagaaactggaacatcaccttcgaaagaggctcatccaacaccggtggggcctgccccgcaggatctgtgagtgtctgtcactgatgatgcctccaagagatttctcagagatagctaagtcagaaagcaatcgtggactctcacggatctcggtgaacaaagatctaaatgttggattgagccaatccaaaagcttccatgagaggggttcagaactgcttcaggtagagaaggagatggggaaggatcaggggcatagcccagagaacggcccaaaagctcatctgttgagtgacccagagagctcttcagataaggatccggcatatgactctgagaaagacctaaatagtcacatggcaagtctgtcagggaaagcttcaagggccttggaggaaagtctagatcagaaacaacttgaaaatgtcctgaaagcacatttgagcaagaagtttgaggaaatcagtgaggctcggctccctgggacggtgcgcagttcatggcatgctagcaagcagacattgctgctttctgacaaaccccgcacccaaataactcagaggagtttgccaccttcagtgggtggggactcctccctgaataccttccaggagctttgcttcattgattccagtgcacaacagatgatggaaacccatattaaaagtttccgtatgaggatggagtggggcctgccctgcagggtccttgaatccatacaggcgtttaaattggaagatgctgcatcccagtccttgccctatttctactggcccccctcaaataacccaactttggaagtcgactccaaatccgagggcttcgagccccacagaggaagctctaaatctgttcttcaagaaaaagcggaaacaacaaattcagccctggtcctggatcgtctttgccctgctacatcacctatgggcagggaaggacaaggggtgccgagacaatcaccctctggtatcaaccaagagattgcagaggttgttcagaggagtaagggtgccaggcagactcatctgcctgtcacatgtggcatcacaggcaaaacgagtcagaaatttactcaactaggcaacagatgccccccagagctgcctgcaaggcaagctggtgccaaacctgagacaaaagatgagagagtgagttccagtgatagaagagaagggcgacaggacaaaaagatgaagtcggaacccttttccatgtacaacacggccagggacatattcagggccaaggagctcaatgctctgcagtcaaaaactggtagtgtgttgacaaccagcaagccaggaagctcccaaatgatacgtgagaatcacagtaaaacagaaattactgggaccattgaaagccctgcaccaaaaagacaagttccccaagacccaaagtcatcggatcttaaggaacatctgtttggggaattaaagtcaaaactagagaagaggaatcagagccaggtccaaggccaagacactgacaggtcccctgcctcagagagcttgacttacaaggcctcactgactcatgcccacggtgtctccagtggggacatgggagcttcccaggtgctgcgtgtccatctggaggacagtgggatcagcaggcagcagcggcaggagccttgggtccctaagaaagacctaaagaggtccgaggataagaaattcccaccagctacaatgagactgagccctccgggccccaacaaagaagagcttggtggaggggatgcagggttggggacatcccaacctacaagaaagagtttccctactcagatcacagcatcagaggagacgcttgggagcaagtcttcccagacctcatcacagaaggcacagcctcctcctgaaagtctgttcagaaaaaagatgaacgacatttttcaatggcttcgtcctgggacaaaaggcaaaaagcaagaacaTCCCCCGGAAAAGGGccgccccatatcatctgcacagagcagaggcctggttaaagggagagctgccgttactgggaccaccacggctcagaagaccaggacggtccctgggaagttcccagtggagaaactggggcagcggtgtgcaacagaggtcacccgccctcaagagccccttccttccctgaggaagtttgtgaaaactgagcagaaggcagaagagcaggcccaggcagagcccgtccaggggcatccttccaactacagggctccctcctgtaaagtgccaaacaccaagtcctgccaccaagaagttgtctttgctggccggaattatcctacatgttctagacggatcagagaccagaaaggacaccctcagaaagtcgtggcgtttaaagatcagctattggatcagaagcgtcccttatctgtgccccgcagggagcatgtgccccatccaagctccacctgcaggcgtcaagccggcccaggggcctccagctgttctcaccactgctaa